A single Rubrivivax gelatinosus IL144 DNA region contains:
- the ureC gene encoding urease subunit alpha: MSTSIGRRAYAEMYGPTLGDRVRLADTELIVEVEADYTLRAGGYGEEVKFGGGKTIRDGMGQGQAVNGPGHHEAADCVITNALIIDHWGIVKADIGLKGCRIAAIGKAGNPDVQPGVDIVIGPGTEIIAGEGMIVTAGGIDSHIHFICPQQIDEALNSGVTTMLGGGTGPATGTFATTCTPGPENLHRMLQAADAFAMNLGFLGKGNASRPEALSQQIAAGAIGLKLHEDWGTTPSAIDNCLDIAEATDTQVSIHSDTLNESGFVEDTIAATKGRTLCAFHTEGAGGGHAPDILRVAGEPNFLPSSTNPTMPYTANTVDEHLDMLMVCHHLDAGIAEDLAFAESRIRRETIAAEDVLHDLGAISMMSSDSQAMGRVGEVIIRTWQTAHKMKVQRGALAGDNARNDNQRVKRYVAKYTINPAIANGIAHEVGSVEIGKWADLVLWRPAFFGVKPSLVLKGGFIAVAAMGDPNASIPTPQPVHYRPMFGSFGGARAATSLTFVSQAALQAEIGDQLGLAKRLAAVQGCRQVKKGDMVHNGWLPKMEIDPQTYEVRADGQLLTCEPATVLPLAQKYFLF, translated from the coding sequence CGGCAAGACGATCCGCGACGGCATGGGCCAGGGCCAGGCGGTCAACGGCCCCGGCCACCACGAGGCGGCCGACTGCGTCATCACCAACGCGCTGATCATCGACCACTGGGGCATCGTCAAGGCCGACATCGGCCTGAAGGGCTGCCGCATCGCCGCCATCGGCAAGGCCGGCAACCCCGACGTGCAGCCGGGCGTGGACATCGTCATCGGCCCGGGCACCGAGATCATCGCCGGCGAGGGGATGATCGTCACCGCCGGCGGCATCGACAGCCACATCCACTTCATCTGCCCGCAGCAGATCGATGAGGCGCTGAACTCGGGCGTCACGACGATGCTGGGCGGCGGCACCGGGCCGGCCACCGGCACCTTCGCGACCACCTGCACGCCGGGGCCGGAGAACCTGCACCGCATGCTGCAGGCGGCCGACGCCTTCGCGATGAATCTGGGCTTCCTCGGCAAGGGCAACGCCAGCCGGCCCGAGGCGCTGAGCCAGCAGATCGCCGCCGGCGCCATCGGCCTGAAGCTGCACGAGGACTGGGGCACGACGCCCAGCGCGATCGACAACTGCCTGGACATCGCCGAGGCCACCGACACCCAGGTCTCGATCCACAGCGATACGCTCAACGAGTCGGGCTTCGTCGAGGACACGATCGCCGCGACCAAGGGCCGCACGCTCTGCGCCTTCCACACCGAAGGCGCCGGCGGCGGCCACGCGCCGGACATCCTGCGGGTCGCCGGCGAGCCCAACTTCCTGCCCAGCAGCACCAACCCGACGATGCCCTACACCGCCAACACGGTGGACGAGCACCTGGACATGCTGATGGTCTGCCACCACCTGGACGCCGGCATCGCCGAGGACCTGGCCTTCGCCGAGAGCCGCATCCGCCGCGAGACCATCGCCGCCGAGGACGTGCTGCACGACCTGGGCGCGATCAGCATGATGAGCAGCGACAGCCAGGCGATGGGCCGCGTCGGCGAGGTCATCATCCGCACCTGGCAGACGGCGCACAAGATGAAGGTCCAGCGCGGCGCGCTGGCCGGCGACAACGCCCGCAACGACAACCAGCGCGTCAAGCGCTACGTCGCCAAGTACACGATCAACCCGGCGATCGCCAACGGCATCGCGCACGAGGTCGGTTCGGTCGAGATCGGCAAGTGGGCCGACCTGGTGCTGTGGCGGCCGGCCTTCTTCGGCGTCAAGCCGAGCCTGGTGCTGAAGGGCGGCTTCATCGCCGTCGCGGCGATGGGCGACCCGAACGCCAGCATCCCGACGCCCCAGCCGGTGCATTACCGGCCGATGTTCGGCAGCTTCGGCGGCGCGCGTGCCGCGACCTCGCTGACCTTCGTCAGCCAGGCGGCGCTGCAGGCCGAGATCGGCGACCAGCTGGGCCTGGCCAAGCGCCTGGCCGCGGTGCAGGGCTGCCGCCAGGTTAAGAAGGGCGACATGGTGCACAACGGCTGGCTGCCGAAGATGGAGATCGACCCGCAGACCTACGAGGTGCGGGCCGACGGCCAGCTGCTGACCTGCGAGCCGGCGACCGTGCTGCCGCTCGCGCAGAAGTACTTCCTGTTCTGA
- a CDS encoding thiol-activated cytolysin family protein, with protein MSVVLDRPDTEVTANTAYIQGLSYDLNQLLAVDLTPAELDPASAGETRAHEGGRVVIVTKRLHDASSRLTENLLLNPAAGVVFPGALVKQDRSLAEGMPTPYTLSRRPIRLRVDLPGLEERGVVEVERPTAVSVDLAIQKIVDTWFQDVQHAQGYRPPMRAFSESHTAYSKEQIGVECGFGAQWGRSQATAGLKVGSTGDETVVYRVFKQIYFSVVVEEPDEAGLLFAPGVSLGPVNMPSSAPPGLVRCVDYGRLIVVQMSTQQHVTAQEAEATLDYKSQGLKVSAEMQERYDRIARASSFRVLVLGGGDSAADLVAGDVDAMSAAISKGIEFSRTNLAHPIAYMVADLRSRATSQIRSTTRYVETIREVLADHTVTMRHTGGFVASFNARWEQYDEESKQFKATEWHSGDHTAPYEAMLQMRGDVRNLVVEGRYAIFFKTWRSKFKSYDCLTSDRTIHLWGGTLNAHLDD; from the coding sequence ATGTCCGTGGTCCTCGATCGTCCCGATACCGAAGTGACGGCCAACACGGCGTACATCCAGGGGCTGTCCTACGACCTCAACCAGTTGCTGGCGGTCGACCTGACGCCGGCGGAACTCGACCCGGCGTCGGCCGGTGAAACCCGCGCCCACGAGGGCGGCCGCGTGGTCATCGTGACCAAGCGGCTGCACGACGCGAGTTCCCGCCTCACCGAGAACCTGCTGCTGAACCCTGCCGCCGGCGTCGTCTTCCCTGGCGCCCTGGTCAAGCAGGACCGCAGCCTGGCCGAGGGCATGCCGACGCCCTACACCTTGTCGCGGCGGCCGATCCGCCTGCGTGTCGACCTGCCGGGGCTGGAGGAGCGCGGCGTGGTCGAAGTCGAACGCCCGACGGCCGTCTCGGTGGACCTGGCGATCCAGAAGATCGTCGACACCTGGTTCCAGGACGTCCAGCACGCCCAGGGCTACCGGCCGCCGATGCGCGCGTTCTCGGAGTCGCACACGGCGTATTCGAAGGAGCAGATCGGCGTCGAGTGCGGGTTCGGCGCGCAGTGGGGCCGCAGCCAGGCAACGGCCGGGCTGAAGGTCGGCAGCACCGGCGACGAGACCGTGGTCTACCGCGTCTTCAAGCAGATCTACTTCTCGGTGGTGGTCGAAGAGCCCGACGAGGCCGGCCTGCTGTTCGCGCCCGGGGTCAGCCTGGGGCCGGTGAACATGCCGTCCAGCGCGCCGCCCGGGCTCGTGCGCTGCGTCGACTACGGCCGGCTGATCGTCGTCCAGATGAGCACCCAGCAGCACGTCACGGCGCAGGAGGCCGAGGCGACGCTGGACTACAAGTCGCAGGGGCTGAAGGTCAGCGCCGAGATGCAGGAGCGTTATGACCGCATCGCCCGGGCGTCGTCGTTCCGGGTGCTGGTGCTCGGCGGTGGCGACTCGGCGGCCGATCTCGTCGCCGGCGACGTCGACGCGATGAGCGCCGCGATCTCCAAGGGCATCGAGTTCTCGAGGACCAACCTCGCCCACCCGATCGCCTACATGGTGGCCGACCTGCGCAGCCGCGCCACGTCGCAGATCCGGTCGACGACACGTTACGTCGAGACGATCCGCGAGGTGCTCGCCGACCACACGGTGACGATGCGCCACACCGGCGGCTTCGTCGCCAGCTTCAACGCGCGCTGGGAGCAGTACGACGAGGAGTCGAAGCAGTTCAAGGCCACGGAGTGGCACTCGGGCGACCACACGGCGCCTTACGAGGCGATGCTGCAGATGCGCGGTGACGTGCGCAACCTGGTCGTCGAAGGTCGTTATGCGATCTTCTTCAAGACCTGGCGGTCCAAGTTCAAGAGCTACGACTGCCTGACCAGTGACCGCACGATCCACCTGTGGGGTGGCACGCTGAACGCCCACCTCGACGACTGA
- the cphA gene encoding cyanophycin synthetase: MDVTRIRALRGPNLWSRHTAIEAIVRCTPEETAIEAGSPLERRLRELLPDVSPVRPIGTREPVTMARWLERLALALQARAGCRVSFSRTAAAPEPGVYQIVVEYTEEKVGRRALELAERLLAAAVGGAAFDSEAAVAELRAIDEDVRLGPSTGSIVSAAIARGIPYRRLTEGSLVQFGWGANLRRIWAAEVDSTGAVAESIAQDKDLTKRLLASAGVPVPRGRPVTDLEDGWAAATELGLPVVVKPRDGNQGKGVTVNVTDRAQYETAYRVADEIGEVMVEQFLPGHDFRLLVVGEKLVAAARRDPPYVIGDGVHTVRQLVDTVNADPRRGDGHATALTRIRLDDVAMARLELLGLSPEAVPANGQKVVLRHNANLSTGGSATDVTDDVHPEVAARAVAAARMVGLEICGVDVVCETVGMPLEQQRGGVVEVNAAPGLRMHLAPSFGKPRAVGEAIVERLFPSGQDGRIPVVAVTGTNGKTTVTRLIAHLFNAAGYKVGMTNTDGVWVDGHQIDSGDCSGPKSARNVLAHPDTEAAVLETARGGMLREGLGFDRCQVAVVTNVGAGDHLGLNYITTVEDLAVLKRVIVQNVAESGYAVLNAADPITLAMAQHCPGGVILFAVDGHLPAMVAHRAQGGRTVFVDGDAIVAVNGSARARVPLREVPLTRNGTIGFQVENALAAVAAAWGCALSFDAVSAGLASFVNDAHNAPGRFNVMDYRGATIIADYGHNADAMRALVGAVEAMPARRRSVVISAAGDRRDEDIREQTQILGAAFDDVLLYQDAAQRGRADGEVIALLREGLRGAPRTRRVEEIHGEFVAIDRALELLEPGDLCLVLVDQVEEALEHLARRIAEAGEALAA, translated from the coding sequence ATGGACGTCACCCGCATCCGCGCGCTGCGCGGTCCCAATCTCTGGAGCCGGCACACGGCGATCGAAGCCATCGTGCGCTGCACGCCCGAGGAAACGGCGATCGAAGCCGGTTCCCCGCTGGAGCGCCGGCTGCGCGAGCTGCTGCCCGACGTCTCGCCGGTGCGCCCGATCGGCACCCGCGAGCCGGTGACGATGGCGCGCTGGCTGGAACGCCTGGCGCTGGCGCTGCAGGCGCGTGCCGGCTGCCGCGTCTCGTTCTCGCGCACCGCGGCCGCGCCCGAGCCCGGCGTCTACCAGATCGTCGTCGAGTACACCGAGGAGAAGGTCGGCCGGCGCGCGCTGGAGCTGGCCGAGCGCCTGCTCGCGGCGGCCGTCGGCGGCGCGGCCTTCGACAGCGAAGCCGCGGTGGCCGAGCTGCGCGCCATCGACGAGGACGTGCGCTTGGGGCCGAGCACCGGCTCCATCGTCTCGGCCGCGATCGCGCGCGGCATCCCCTACCGCCGCCTGACCGAAGGCAGCCTGGTGCAGTTCGGCTGGGGCGCAAACCTGCGCCGCATCTGGGCCGCCGAGGTCGATTCCACCGGCGCCGTCGCCGAGTCGATCGCCCAGGACAAGGACCTGACCAAGCGCCTGCTGGCCTCGGCCGGCGTGCCGGTGCCACGCGGCCGCCCGGTCACCGACCTCGAGGACGGCTGGGCCGCGGCCACCGAGCTGGGCCTGCCGGTCGTCGTCAAGCCGCGCGACGGCAACCAGGGCAAGGGCGTGACGGTCAACGTCACCGACCGCGCCCAGTACGAGACCGCCTACCGCGTCGCCGACGAGATCGGCGAGGTGATGGTCGAGCAGTTCCTGCCCGGCCACGACTTCCGCCTGCTGGTCGTCGGCGAGAAGCTGGTCGCCGCCGCGCGCCGCGACCCGCCCTACGTCATCGGCGACGGCGTGCACACCGTGCGCCAGCTCGTCGACACGGTCAACGCCGACCCGCGCCGCGGCGACGGCCACGCCACCGCGCTGACGCGCATCCGCCTGGACGACGTCGCGATGGCACGCCTGGAACTGCTGGGCCTGTCGCCCGAGGCCGTGCCGGCCAACGGCCAGAAGGTCGTGCTGCGCCACAACGCCAACCTCAGCACCGGCGGCAGCGCCACCGACGTCACCGACGACGTGCACCCCGAGGTCGCCGCGCGTGCGGTGGCTGCGGCGCGCATGGTCGGGCTGGAGATCTGCGGCGTCGACGTGGTCTGCGAGACCGTCGGCATGCCGCTGGAGCAGCAGCGCGGCGGCGTCGTCGAAGTCAACGCCGCGCCGGGCCTGCGCATGCACCTGGCGCCGAGCTTCGGCAAGCCGCGTGCGGTCGGCGAGGCCATCGTCGAGCGCCTGTTCCCGTCGGGCCAGGACGGCCGCATCCCGGTCGTCGCCGTCACCGGCACCAACGGCAAGACCACCGTCACGCGCCTGATCGCCCACCTGTTCAACGCCGCCGGCTACAAGGTCGGCATGACCAACACCGACGGTGTCTGGGTCGACGGCCACCAGATCGACAGCGGCGACTGCAGCGGCCCGAAGAGCGCGCGCAACGTGCTCGCCCACCCGGACACCGAAGCCGCGGTGCTGGAGACCGCACGCGGCGGCATGCTGCGCGAGGGCCTGGGCTTCGACCGCTGCCAGGTCGCCGTGGTCACCAACGTCGGCGCCGGCGACCACCTCGGCCTGAACTACATCACGACGGTCGAGGACCTGGCGGTGCTCAAGCGCGTCATCGTGCAGAACGTCGCCGAGAGCGGCTACGCCGTGCTCAACGCCGCCGACCCGATCACGCTGGCGATGGCCCAGCACTGCCCGGGCGGCGTGATCCTGTTCGCCGTCGACGGTCATCTGCCGGCGATGGTCGCGCACCGCGCCCAGGGCGGGCGCACGGTGTTCGTCGACGGTGACGCGATCGTCGCCGTCAACGGCTCGGCGCGGGCCCGCGTGCCGCTGCGCGAGGTGCCGCTGACGCGCAACGGCACGATCGGCTTCCAGGTCGAGAACGCGCTCGCCGCGGTCGCCGCGGCCTGGGGCTGCGCGCTCAGCTTCGACGCCGTCAGCGCCGGCCTGGCCAGCTTCGTCAACGACGCGCACAACGCGCCGGGGCGCTTCAACGTCATGGACTACCGCGGCGCGACGATCATCGCCGACTACGGCCACAACGCCGACGCGATGCGCGCCCTGGTCGGCGCCGTCGAGGCGATGCCGGCCCGGCGCCGCTCGGTCGTCATCAGCGCCGCCGGCGACCGCCGCGACGAGGACATCCGCGAGCAGACGCAGATCCTCGGCGCCGCCTTCGACGACGTGCTGCTGTACCAGGACGCCGCCCAGCGCGGCCGTGCCGACGGCGAAGTCATCGCGCTGCTGCGCGAAGGCCTGCGCGGCGCCCCGCGCACCCGCCGCGTCGAGGAGATCCACGGCGAGTTCGTCGCCATCGACCGGGCGCTCGAACTGCTGGAGCCCGGCGACCTGTGCCTGGTGCTCGTCGACCAGGTCGAGGAAGCGCTGGAACATCTGGCGCGCCGCATCGCCGAAGCCGGCGAGGCGCTGGCGGCCTGA